Within Acidobacteriota bacterium, the genomic segment GCAGGGAGTCGTCGAGCGGAAGAACACCGTTCCGATCCTCTCGCACCTCCTGCTCTCAATCACCGGCGAGGGACTCGAGGTCATGGGCACCGATCTCGAGGTGAGCGTCCGCTCTCGCAGCTCGGTCACGGTCAATAAAGAGGGAGCTGTCTGCGTCGCGGCCAAGAAGCTGTACGAAATCATTCGTCTCCTGCCAGAGAAAGATGTCCTCATCAAGTCCGACGCCGAGAACTGGGTGTCTGTGGTCTGCGACAGGTCCAGGTTCCGCATCATGGGCCTGCCGAAGGAGGATTTTCCGACGCTTCCGGTGGCCGGAAAAGCCTCGAAGATCAAGATCCCCGGCCCGACACTGAAGAAACTGATCGAGAGGGTCATCTTCGCCGTCACCTCGGACGACGCGAGGTTCGCCCTCAACGGGGCGCTTATGATCCTGAAGGATCGGACCATCACGCTCGTTTCCACCGACAGCCATCGGCTGTGTCACGCGACCGAGACAACAGACATGAAGGGACCGGCCGAGGAGGAAAGGGCCCTCGTCCCCAGGAAAGCGCTCACGGAGCTGATGAGGCTCGGGCACGGGCTCGACGGAGACGTCTACTTCACCC encodes:
- the dnaN gene encoding DNA polymerase III subunit beta translates to MELVVKQPDILRELELLQGVVERKNTVPILSHLLLSITGEGLEVMGTDLEVSVRSRSSVTVNKEGAVCVAAKKLYEIIRLLPEKDVLIKSDAENWVSVVCDRSRFRIMGLPKEDFPTLPVAGKASKIKIPGPTLKKLIERVIFAVTSDDARFALNGALMILKDRTITLVSTDSHRLCHATETTDMKGPAEEERALVPRKALTELMRLGHGLDGDVYFTRKENNLFFEVGNAVLTSRVLEGTFPNFEKVIPVGNDKIVEFDRKELATALNRVSLLANERSRAVRLAVKDGAAEFSSKNPEMGEASEAVEVAFKGDPIEIGFNAKYLVDFLAIVDTDRVQIELKDDVTQGVLRPAGEESRNYTYVVMPMRL